The region CAGATCGAGGCCGCGATCGCGGCACAGACGGCACGGCTCGACGACTATGTCCTGCGCGCGCCGATGGACGGCACCATCCTGCGCCGCGACGGCGAGATCGGCGAGGTCGCCGACACCGCGACGGTGCTGTTCTGGATCGGCATGCCGCGGCCGCTGGAGGTGCTGGCCGAGGTCAACGAGGAGGACATTCCGCGCATCGAGGCCGGCCAGGAGGTGCTTTTGCGCTCCGACGCCTTCCCGGACCGCCGCCTGGAGGGGTCCGTCTCGCGCATCACGCCGAAGGGCGATCCGGTCGCCAAGACCTACCGGGTGCGCATCCAGCTGCCGGACGACACGCCGCTGATGATCGGCATGACGGTCGACATCAACGTCGTCATCCGCCGCAAGGCCGGCACGCTGATTCTGCCGCGCACGGCGCTCGACGGCGACCGGCTGTGGCGCATCGGAGCGGATGGCCGGGCGGTGGCGATCCGGCCGCAGATCGGCATCCGCAGCGCGGCGGAGGTCGAGATCCTGTCGGATCTCGCCGAGGGCGACCGCGTCATCGCGCCGGTGCCGGCCGGGTTCGAGTCCGGCCGGCCGGTGCGCGCCGTGCCGGTCCCCGGAGCGGCCGGGGGCGGCACCGCCTCACCGGGGGCGGCAAAGGGAGCCGCGCCGTGATCCGGCTTCTGTTCGACATCGCCTATACGCATATCGCCGGCCGGCTCCGGCAGACGGTGGTGTCGATCGTCGGCGTGATGCTCGGCGTCGGCTTCTCGATCGCCATGGCGGCGCTGATGCAGGGCTCGCAGGACGACTTCGTCACCCAGTTGATCGATGCCCTGCCGCATGTCTCGGTCAGCGACGAGACCCGCAACCCGCCGCGCCAGCCGGCGCTCGACCGCTTCGATGCGGTCGAACTGCTCGGCCTGAAACCCGACGACGACCGGCGCGGCATCCGCAACCCGACCGAGGTGCTGACGCTGCTGAGGGCCCTCGTGCCGGGCCGGATCGCCCCCGCCCTGACCGGGCAGGCGGTCGCCCGCTACGGCGGCGGCGATGTCGGCCTGGCGGTCGCCGGTATCGAGCCGGCCGCCGAGAAGCGGGTCTCGCGCATCGCCAAGGACATGCGCGAGGGCTCGCTCGACACGCTGGCGGCCGACCCCAACGGCATCGTCATCGGCGACGGGGTGGCGCGCAAGCTCGGCGCCGGGCTCGGCGACCAGATCACGGTCTCGACCAGCCGGGGCATCCTGAAGCGGCTGAAGATCGTCGGCCTGTTCCATACCGGCGTGACCACGCAGGACGACGGCAGCGGCTATGTCGGCCTGAAGGCGGCGCAGATCCTGTTCGAGCGGCCGAACGCCATCAACCAGATCAAGATCCGCCTCGACGAGGTCGGCCTGGCCCGGGCGGTCGCCGCCCGGATCGAGCGCGAGATCGGGTACAAGTCGCTGTCCTGGGAGGAGGCCAACCAGAGCCTCCTGGAGGCCTTCAAGATCCGCAACATCATCATGTTCACGGTGGTCGGCGCGATCCTGTTGGTGGCGGGCTTCGGCATCTACAACATCGTCTCGACCATCGTGCACGAGAAGGCGCGCGACATCGCCATCCTGAAATCGCTCGGCTTCGCTGAGGCCGACATGCGCCACATCTTCCTGATCGAGGGACTGATGATCGGCCTGCTCGGTTCGACCGCCGGCTGGGCGCTCGGCTTCGGGCTGACCGAACTGCTCGGCTCGATCCGTTTCGAGCTCAAGGGTGGCCTGACCGAGGTGACCCATCTGCCGGTCGCACGCGATCCCCTGCACTACCTGATCGCCGCCGTCTTCGCGCTCGGTTCGGCCGGCGTCGCCGGCTTCCTGCCCGCCCGCAAGGCCGCCAAGGTGAAGCCGGTCGACATCATCCGGGGGGCGACGTGACCGCGCCCGGCCCGGCCCCGGACGACGCCGCGATCCCGCTGATCGAGGCGCGCAACGTCACCCGCATCCTGTCGGGCGCGGTCGAGACCACGCTCGTCAGTGACGTCACCCTGTCGATCGGCACCGGCGAATTCGTCGCCGTGACCGGTCCGTCGGGGTCCGGCAAGTCGTCGCTGCTCTATCTGCTCGGCCTGCTCGATCTGCCGACCACCGGCGAGGTCCTGATCCGCGGCCGGCCGACCCACGCCATGAGCGAGGCCGAGCGGGCGGCGACCCGGCTGGCGACGCTCGGCTTCGTGTTCCAGTTCCATTTCCTGCTGCCGGAATTCAGCGCGCTCGGCAATGTCATGATCCCGATGCGCAAGCTCGGACGGCTCGACGCCCGGGCGATGCGCGAGCGCGCCGCCCTGCTGCTCGAACAGCTCGGCCTCGGCGGCCATCTCGACAAGCTGCCCGAACAGCTCTCCGGCGGGCAACGCCAGCGCGTCGCCATGGCCCGTGCGCTCGCCAACGACCCGCCGGTGATCCTGGCCGACGAGCCGACCGGCAGCCTGGACACGCGCTCGTCGGCGCAGGTGCGCGACATTCTCGCCCGGCTGGTCGCCGAGCAGGGCCGGACCGTGGTGGCGGTCACCCACGACCTGACCTTCGCCGAGGCCATGCGCCGGCGCATCCACCTGGTCGACGGCCGGATCGTCTCCGACGAGCGCAACGCGCCGCCGGCGGGCCCCGCTCAGGCGGCCCCCAATCAGGCAGCCCCCACTCAGGCAGCCCCCACTCAGGCAGCGACGTCGTAGCCGGCATCCTCGATCGCGGCGACGAAGGTCTCGCGCGGCGCGGCGGACTCGATCGCAACCTTGCCGCTCGGCAGGTCGATCTCGACGCGCGCGCCCGGATCGGCACGGCCGACCGCCTTCTCGACGCTGCGCACGCAGCCCATGCAGGTCATGCCTTCCACGGTGAGGGTGATCATGGTCATCGGCTCCATTGGCTTGGCGCGGGGTGGAACGGGCCGTCGGGTCCGGACCTGTCGCGGGATATGGACCTTCCCCTTGGGGCAAGGTCAAGGGCGGCGGGACCCGGACGATTGCGGATGGCCCCCGGCCGGGGGAGCCTGCCCGAGGATCCTCAACCCTCGACCGCAACACGCTTTGCCGTCAAGCGGATGGCGCGCTTTGTCGAACCGGCTGAGGATGCCGACAGTGAACTTCAGGCAACGCCCGGAGAGAATGGTTTCGAAACCGTGAATCACGCATAGTGGCCGGTGATTCGAGGGGCCGGCCCGCGCCGGTCCGGGCACTCGAGCGGGTCTATGAATCGCTTCGCCGATCTCTTCATCACCACCTGCATCATCGTCGTCGCCATCGCGGCCGCGGTGGTGCTGCGCTTCCAGGCCGGGTTCGGCTGGGAGACCGCGCTGGTCGGCGGGATCTCGATGCTGGCCGTGCTGACCATCGTCAACATCCAGGGCAACGGCCGGCGCGATCGCGACCGGCTGGCCGCCGAGGTCGCCGGCCTGACGCTGCGGCTCGGCGAACTCGGCCAGGACGTTGCAAACCTGCAGCGCCGCGTCGGCGGGCTGGAGCAGAACCAGGGACGTCGGCAGAACCAGGATGTCGAGGCGGTGGTCGCCGAGGTCGAGGTGATCGGCGCGCTGGTCCGGCAGGTGGTCGAATCGGTCGCCGACATGGAGACGCGCGTCCTGTCGCACCAGGTGCGGAGCGGGGCCGCCGCCGGGCGCACCGCGCCGGCCGCAGCGACGCCGTCCAAGCCGGCGCCGCCGCCCGCACCGGTGGTCGAGGAGCCGACCCTCCTGCCCCGGCGCTTCGCCCATCTCGGCGAGGCCGGCTTTCTCGATCTCGTCCGCCGGGCCATCGAGGCCAATCGGATCGACATCCACCTGCAGCCGATCGTGACACTGCCGCAGCGCCGCATCCGCTACTATGAGGCACTGACGCGGCTGCGCACCGAGGACGGCGATACGATCTACCCGTCCGACTATATTCCGCTCGCCGAAGCCTCCGGCATCATGCCGATGCTCGACAATCAGATCCTGTTCCGGACGGTGCAGATCCTGCGACGGCTGGTCACCCGGACCAAGGATATCGGGCTCTTCTGCAACATCTCGATGGCGAGCCTCGGCGACACGGCCTTCTTCCGCGAGTTCGTCGCCTTCCTGGAGGCCAACCGCGCACTGTCCGACACGCTGGTGTTCGAGTTCACCCAGCGCCAGATCAAATCGATGAACCCGATCGAATACGAAGCCCTGCGCAGCCTGCAGTCGACGGGCTTCCGCTTCTCGGTCGACCAGGTTTCCGACCTGAGGCCGAGCTTCCAATTGATGGCCGAGCGCGGCTTCAAGTTCGCCAAGATCGGTGCCGAGCGCATCCTGAACCGGATGGACGAACTCGGCGCCGACATCCACCCGGCCGATCTGGCCAATTTCTTCGCCCGTTTCGGCATCGACCTGATCGTCGACCATGTCGAGAGCGAGACGCAGGTCGTGGAACTGCTCGATTTCGGCGTGCGCTTCGGCCAGGGCTTCGTCTTCTCGCCGCCGCGCCCGGTCCGCAGCGACGTGCTGCAAAGCGCGATCGAGCCGCCGTCCGCCGAACCGGTGCCGACCGTCTCGCCGACCGCCACCATGGCGACGCCGGGCATGACGCCGCCCACGACACCGCCGCCGGCCCGGATGGAACCGCCGGTGCGCGCAGACAAGCCAAAGCCCGCGGCCGAGCCGCGTCGCAACGCGCTCGGGCGGGCCATCGCTCAAAAGACCTGAGGGCTCAACGCGGCGGCCGGTCCGGTGAAACCGGGGCGCCGTCGTCCCAGGTGGGTCGGATCAGTCGAACAGCTTGTCGATATCTTCCTGGTCGGACATCGAGAAGAAGTCGTCGACATCGGATTGCGACACGCCCTGACCCTTCATCTGCGGGCCGTTCAGCATCAACTCGCGCATGCGGCGCTCGTCGTCGCTTTCCTCCACGGTCTCTTCAGGGCCGGTTTCGGCAAGATTGAGCCGCTGGGCGAGCGATTCGATGCGCTCGTCGATCCAGGACAGCGTCTTGACGACCTTGCGGATGCGCTGGCCGGTCAGGTCCTGGAACGAGCAGGCCTCGAAGATGACGATCATCTTGTCGTCGACGAGTGCCTTGTAGGCGACCGGATCGGTGGCATCGGCCGCCATGATCGCCTCGGCCGCCGCCATGATCGTTTCCGTCGCATCCTGGGTCGACTCGACCACGGCATCGAGCTCGCGGCCGGCTTCAGGGATGCGCTCGAAACGGAACTGATCGGGCCGCAGGTCGCGGATTTCCCGCTTCAGGGACGAGATCTGCTCCGCGATGCTGCGGAATTCCGCATGCAGCATCTTGTCGGTGGTCGCCACAGCCTCGTCGAGGCTCTGCGCCATCCGCTCGGCCAGGTCCATGACGTCGTTGAGCTTGACGTCCTCGCGGTCCTGCTGGAGGAATTCCACCACCCGGCCGATCTCGGTCGCCGTCGGCTGCGCCATGTGCAAGTCCCCTTCCACGGCCGGATGCCGAGAGGCTCGGCCGGCCGTGTTGCTTCCGAAAATCGCCAAATCAGTCGTTGAAGACCGCTTCGATCTTGCCCTTCAACGTCTGCGCGTTGAACGGCTTCACGATATAGTTGTTCACGCCGGCCTTCTTGGCGGCGATCACGTTCTCGGTCTTGGACTCGGCGGTGACCATGATGAACGGAGTCTTGGCCAGCGACGTGTCGGCCCGAACATGCTTGAGCAGTTCGTAGCCGGTCATCGGTTCCATGTTCCAGTCGGAAATGACCAGACCGTAGCGCCGATCCTTCATCTTGGCGAAAGCCTCGGTTCCGTCGGAAGCCTCGTCCACATCCTCGAAACCGAGCTGCTTCAGCAGGTTGCGGATGATGCGGATCATGGTCTTGTAGTCATCGACGACGAGGATCGGCATCGAAAGATCGAGCGCCATCTGTTAAACTCCACTCCTCGGCGGCCCAGTCCCCTCCGGGCGGTGCCGTAACACTTCGGTTCCGGTTGGTGAGCCCTCATGTGCCCCCGCCCGCTTCCCGACCGTCACATTAGCCAGACCTTCGAAAATTTCCGTTAATGCCGAAAATTCGCTTTGAATGAGACCGCGACCGCGCGTCGCCGGGCCGAGACCATGTGGTGACTTGCCAAGTGCGGCGCCCGGCGCCAAGGTCCGGCCGCATCGATGCCGGGGGTCCGGCAGGCGCCGGAGCCCGGCCGAAGGGGCGACGGTGCGTCATCGTCGCGCGAAGCGAGGCCGCTCCATGACCGTGCCGGTCCTGAATTCCTACTATTTCGAAGACCTCAAGATCGGAATGCGCGAAACCATCCTGAAGACGGTCATGGATTCCGATGTGGTCGGTTTCGCGCAGATCTCCGGCGACGACAATCCGCTGCACCTGTCCGACGTCTATGCGTCGAAGACCCGTTTCGGCCAGCGCATCGCGCATGGCCTCTATACGGCGAGCCTGATATCGGCCGTGCTCGGCACGCGCCTGCCGGGACCGGGCGCGGTCTACATGTCGCAGACGCTGAATTTCATGGGCCCGGTCCGGATCGGCGACGTGGTGGTGGTCGATGTCGAGGTGATCGAACTGGTCGAGAAGGGCCGCCGCTGCCGGCTGCATTGCGAATGCTCGGTCGACAACCAGGTCGTCCTGGAAGGCGAGGCGACCGTGATGGTGCCCGGCCGGCCCAAGCCGACCATTTAAAGGAACTATCGGTCGAAGCCGGCCATCCAAAAAGAACCACCGCCCAAAGGCGGCCACTTGAACAGAACCACCGGCCGAAGCCGGCCGTCCGAACGGAACCGCCGGCCCAAGCCGACGCCGTCAGGCGGACCGGCGGGCCAACCCGGCCTGCGGCACGGACCCGGGGCGGTCGACGGACCTTCGGTCGCTTGACCCTGACGGCGCGGCGTTGCAGGGTCCGGCCGACTTGGTTCCCTCGGAAGATCCCGTCCGCCCATGCATGATCCGGCCGCTCCGGCGCCCCGCCCCTTCGCCCTTGCCGAAAGCCTGGATGCGTTTCCGGAGAGCCTCCGCGGCGGCATCGTCGCGATCGGCAATTTCGACGGGCTGCATCGCGGCCATCAGGCGGTGCTCGATGCCGCCTCGACGCGGGCCGAGACGGCCGGCCGGCCGGCCTTCGCGATGACCTTCGAGCCGCATCCACGCAGCGTGTTCCGGCCCGACACGCCGGTGTTCCGGCTGACGCCACCCGGCCCGAAGGCCCGGCTGATCCGCGCCGCGGGTCTCGACGGGCTCCTGGTGCTGCCCTTCGACCGCGACTTCGCCGCCCGCTCGGCGGATGATTTCGTCGGCGACATCCTGGTCGGCCGGCTCGGCGTCGCCGAAGCGGTGGTCGGCTGGGACTTCCATTTCGGACGCGGGCGCGGCGGCTCGCCGGCCTTCCTGGCGGCCGAGGGGGCGGCGCGCGGCTTCGCGGTTTCGGTGATCGAGGCCTTCCAGGACGAGGGCGGCGGGCCGGTCTCGTCGAGCCGCATCCGCGACGCGCTGGCGGCCGGCGATCTGGGCCTTGCCAACGGGCTGCTCGGCTATCGCTGGTTCGTCGAAGGCACCGTCATCCACGGCGAGAAGCGCGGCCGCGATCTCGGCTTCCCGACCGCCAATGTCCGGCTCGGCGCCGATTGCCGGCTGGCCCATGGGGTCTATGCGGTCACCTTCACGGTCGACGGGGTGCAGCATCACGGCGTTGCCAATTACGGGCGCCGGCCGCAATTCGATAACGGCGCACCGCTGCTCGAGACCTTCGTGTTCGACTTCAAGGGCGACCTCTACGGCCGCACCGTCCAGATCGGCTTCGCCTCCTATCTCCGGCCGGAACTGCGCTTCCCGAGCGTCGAGGCGCTGATTGAGCGGATGGGCGAGGATTGCGCCGAGGCGCGCGCCGTGCTCGCCGCCATGGGCCCCGGCACCGCGCTCGACCGCCGGCTGGCCGAACTGGCGTAGCAGCGGCGGCTTGACCGGTACAGCCCGTGGGCTGACTTGAAGCGGACTTCCCTCGCGGGCGTGCGGCTGATAGAACCGCGGGCCATCGTTCCACCCCGGGAACCCAGTGCATGCGCCGGTTCTTTGCGATCGTGCGGCCCGCCCGCCGAATTACGGGCCCGGCTTCGTCCGGGCGCGATTGATCGCGGCCGGTCGAAGTCCGGGACCTGCGTGCCGACACCCGACCTTCCCGCCGGCCGCTTCCGGCTTTCCAGCCGCGGCCGGCCCGTCCCGATCGCTTCGAGAACACCGATGACCGAATCCACCGCACCTGCCGCCGCCCGCGACTATTCCGAGACGCTTTTTCTGCCCGTCACCGATTTCCCGATGCGCGCCGGCCTGCCCGAGAAGGAGCCGCAGATCCTGGCGCGCTGGGAGAAGGGCAACCTCTACCGGCGCCTGCGCGCAAAGGCCAAGGGCCGGCCGCTGTTCGTGCTGCATGACGGCCCGCCCTATGCCAACGGCAACCTGCATATCGGCCACGCGCTCAACAAGATCCTGAAGGACGTGATCACGCGCGCCAAGCAGATGGACGGCTTCGACAGCAACTACGTGCCGGGCTGGGACTGCCACGGCCTGCCGATCGAATGGAAGATCGAGGAGCAGTATCGCGCCGCCGGCAAGAACAAGGACGAGGTGCCGATCGTCGAGTTCCGCCAGGAATGCCGGCAGTTCGCCGAGCACTGGATCGGCGTGCAGGCGGCCGAGTTCAAGCGCCTCGGCGTGACCGGCGACTTCGCCGATCCCTACACCACCATGGCCTTCCAGGCCGAAGCAGTGATCGCCGCCGAACTGCAGAAATTCGCCGTTTCCGGCCAGCTCTACCGCGGCTCCAAGCCGGTCATGTGGTCGGTGGTCGAGAAGACCGCCTTGGCCGAGGCCGAGGTCGAGTATCAGGACTACCAGTCGGACACGATCTGGGTGAAGTTCCCTGTGAAAGCGCTCCTAGACACAGTCACTGGCGCGCATTACTCTCGAACTGCTTTTATTGCAAACTTTGACCATAACGAAAATGAGTGGATATTCAATGATCAGCCTGCCACCGAAAAGATAGATCTATTTATTTCCGCATTGAAGGCAGTAAAGAACTCCTCGGATTTGTCTGTCGTCATCTGGACCACAACTCCCTGGACCATCCCGGGCAACCGGGCGATCTCCTTCTCGTCCAAGATCGAATACGGCCTCTACGAGGTCACCGAGGCGCCCGAAGGCAACTGGGCCAAGGCCGGCGACCGGCTGATCCTGGCCGACAAGCTCGCCGACGACGTCTTGAAGCAGGCCAAGGCGACCGCCTGGGCGAAGCGCGCCGCCGTGCCGGCCGAGGTGCTGGCGGGTCTCGTCTGCGCCCATCCGCTCGCCGCGCTCGGCTACGGCTTCCAGGTGCCGCTGCTCGACGGCGACCATGTCTCCGACGATGCCGGCACCGGCTTCGTCCACACCGCGCCCGGCCACGGCCGCGAGGACTTCGAGATCTGGACCCACAATGCCCGCGCGCTCGCCGCGCGCGGCATCGACACCGCCATCCCGTTCACGGTCGACGACGACGGCTTCCTGACCCGCGAGGCGCCGGGCCTCGAGGGCCGGCGCGTGATCACCGACAAGGGCGAGAAGGGCGACGCCAACGGCGCCGTGATCGCCGCGCTGGTGGAGGCCGGCGCGCTCCTGGCGCGCGGCCGGCTGAAGCATCAGTATCCGCATTCCTGGCGCTCCAAGAAGCCGGTCATCTTCCGCAACACGCCGCAATGGTTCATCCATATGGACCGTGACATTGCCGGCGCGGGCGACACGCTGCGCGCCCGCTCGCTCAAGGCGATCGGCGAGACCACCTTCTATCCGCCGCAGGGCCAGAACCGGCTGCGCGGCATGATCGAGGCCAAGCCCGACTGGGTCGTCTCGCGCCAGCGCGCCTGGGGCGTGCCGATCGCCGTGTTCCGCCACCGCGAGACCGGCCGCCTCGCGCCGGGACCGGAGTTCGACCGCAACGACGACCTGATCGGGCGCATCCGCGCAGCCTTCGAGGCCGAAGGCGCCGATCCCTGGTTCACGCCGGAGGCGCGCGAGCGCTTCCTCGGCGGCCTCGTCAACGATCTCGACGCCTGGGAGAAGGTCACCGACATTCTCGACGTGTGGTTCGATTCCGGCTCCACCCACGCCTTCGTGCTGGAAAAGCGCCCGGATCTGAAATGGCCGGCCGACATGTATCTCGAGGGCTCGGACCAGCATCGCGGCTGGTTCCATTCCTCGCTGATCGAGAGCTGCGGCACGCGCGGCCGCGCGCCCTACGATTCGGTGCTGACCCACGGCTTCGTCATGGCCGAGGACGGGCGCAAGATGTCGAAGTCGCTCGGCAACATCGTCGCCCCGCAGGACGTGATCAAGACCTCCGGCGCCGACATCCTGCGGCTCTGGGTGGTGACCTCCGACTATGCCGACGATCTGCGCATCGGCCCGGAGATCATGAAGACCAATGCCGAGGCCTATCGGAAGATGCGCAACACCCTGCGCTGGATGCTGGGCACGCTGGCCCATCACGATCCGGCCGCCGAGGTCGCGCTCGCCGACATGCCTGAGCTGGAACGCTCCATGCTGCACCGGCTCTGGGAGGTCGGCGAGGCGGTTCGCGAGGGCTACGCCGCCTATGACTTCAAGCGTGTCGTCAATGCGCTGATGAACTTCATGGTCGTCGACCTGTCGGCCTACTATTTCGACATCCGCAAGGATGCCCTCTACTGCGATCCGCACTCCTCGGTGCGCCGGCGCGCGGCGCTGACCGTGGTCGACCGCCTGTTCGACGCGATCGTCACCTGGCTCGCCCCGATGCTGCCCTTCACCATGGAGGAGGCCTGGACGCTGCGCCACGGCGATCCGGACCGCTCGGTGCATCTGGAGCAGTTCCGGGCGCCCGACGCCGCATGGCGCGACGACGCGCTCGCCGCCCGCTGGGCGCGCATCCGCCGGGTGCGCCGGGCGATCACCGGCGCGCTCGAACTGGAGCGGGCCGCCAAGCGGATCGGCTCCTCGCTCGAAGCCGCCCCGATCGTCCACATCGCCGATCCGGACCTCATGGCCGCGGTCGCCGGCATCGATCTCGCCGAGATCGCCATCACCAGCGGCGTGACGGTGGTCGCCGGCGAGGGCCCGGCGACGGCGATCCGCATCGACGAGGTCGCGGGCGTCGCCGTCGAACCCGCCCGGGCCGAGGGCCGCAAATGCGCCCGGTCCTGGAAGATCAGCGCCGAGGTCGGCACCGATCCCGACTATCCGGACCTGACCCCGCGCGACGCCGCCGCGATGCGCGAGTGGGAAGCCCGCCGGACCGCCGCCTGACCCGACGGCCCGCAGAGGCCCGCCCCTCCCTTCGCGCCCCGACCGGGCGCGAAGGGTTTCCGACGACCGACCGGAGCCCGCCATGTCGCCCCGCCTTCTCGGCCTGATCGTCGCCGCCCTCGGCCTCGTGCTGGACCAGGCGAGCAAGCAATATGCGCTGAACGGGATCGAGTTGGGCGTCAACGGCCCGGTCCGGATCGCGCCCTTCGCCGAGTTCCGGCTGATCTGGAACTACGGCATCTCCTACGGCCTGTTCCGGCAGGAGGGCGATCTCGGCCGCTGGCTGCTGGTCGCCCTGTCGGTCGCCGCCTCGGTGGCGATCCTGGTCTGGATGGCGCGCAGCACGTCGCGCCTCGTCGCCGTCTCGCTCGGCTTGATCCTCGGCGGGGCGATCGGCAACGCCATCGACCGGGCCGTCTACGGCGCAGTGATTGATTTCGTGCATCTGTTCCTGCCGGACCGGTCGCTGTCCTGGTATGTGTTCAACCTCGCCGACATGTGGATCGTTGCCGGTGTGGCCGGCCTCCTGTATGACATGGCCTTCCATGGCCCCAAGAGCGCCACAAAGTCGGGCTCTTCGTGAGACGTGATTTTGACCGGCGGACGGACGGGAGTCGGTCGCCGTCGACGCTTCGGCCGAGGCTGCGGCGCCAAGACCATCCGGACCGCGACACGGCCGGGCGACCTGCCTGGGGCGGGCCGAACAGCAGGGATAGCGCATGATCCACCTGATCCGTCTCGCCCGCCCTGCGGTCCTCGCCGGCCTCATCGCCCTCGGCGGCTGCGCCAGCGCGACCAACGGCTTCGAGGACGAGCAGACCGGCGAACAGCGCGACACCAATCTGGTCAAGGGTTTCATGGCCGGCATCGGGGCGATCGACCCGAGCGAGAAGCCGGTCGAGTACAAGCCGCGCTCGCCGCTGGTGGTGCCGCCGAAGCGCGACCTGCCGGCGCCGCAGGATGCCGACGTGGCGCTGGCGCGCAGCAACTTCCCCAAGAACCCGGAAGACCGCCAGCGCGATCTCGACAAGTTCGGCCGC is a window of Prosthecodimorpha staleyi DNA encoding:
- a CDS encoding response regulator encodes the protein MALDLSMPILVVDDYKTMIRIIRNLLKQLGFEDVDEASDGTEAFAKMKDRRYGLVISDWNMEPMTGYELLKHVRADTSLAKTPFIMVTAESKTENVIAAKKAGVNNYIVKPFNAQTLKGKIEAVFND
- a CDS encoding heavy-metal-associated domain-containing protein, whose product is MITLTVEGMTCMGCVRSVEKAVGRADPGARVEIDLPSGKVAIESAAPRETFVAAIEDAGYDVAA
- a CDS encoding bifunctional riboflavin kinase/FAD synthetase, with the protein product MHDPAAPAPRPFALAESLDAFPESLRGGIVAIGNFDGLHRGHQAVLDAASTRAETAGRPAFAMTFEPHPRSVFRPDTPVFRLTPPGPKARLIRAAGLDGLLVLPFDRDFAARSADDFVGDILVGRLGVAEAVVGWDFHFGRGRGGSPAFLAAEGAARGFAVSVIEAFQDEGGGPVSSSRIRDALAAGDLGLANGLLGYRWFVEGTVIHGEKRGRDLGFPTANVRLGADCRLAHGVYAVTFTVDGVQHHGVANYGRRPQFDNGAPLLETFVFDFKGDLYGRTVQIGFASYLRPELRFPSVEALIERMGEDCAEARAVLAAMGPGTALDRRLAELA
- a CDS encoding MaoC family dehydratase translates to MTVPVLNSYYFEDLKIGMRETILKTVMDSDVVGFAQISGDDNPLHLSDVYASKTRFGQRIAHGLYTASLISAVLGTRLPGPGAVYMSQTLNFMGPVRIGDVVVVDVEVIELVEKGRRCRLHCECSVDNQVVLEGEATVMVPGRPKPTI
- a CDS encoding ABC transporter permease, yielding MRLLFDIAYTHIAGRLRQTVVSIVGVMLGVGFSIAMAALMQGSQDDFVTQLIDALPHVSVSDETRNPPRQPALDRFDAVELLGLKPDDDRRGIRNPTEVLTLLRALVPGRIAPALTGQAVARYGGGDVGLAVAGIEPAAEKRVSRIAKDMREGSLDTLAADPNGIVIGDGVARKLGAGLGDQITVSTSRGILKRLKIVGLFHTGVTTQDDGSGYVGLKAAQILFERPNAINQIKIRLDEVGLARAVAARIEREIGYKSLSWEEANQSLLEAFKIRNIIMFTVVGAILLVAGFGIYNIVSTIVHEKARDIAILKSLGFAEADMRHIFLIEGLMIGLLGSTAGWALGFGLTELLGSIRFELKGGLTEVTHLPVARDPLHYLIAAVFALGSAGVAGFLPARKAAKVKPVDIIRGAT
- a CDS encoding ABC transporter ATP-binding protein, whose product is MTAPGPAPDDAAIPLIEARNVTRILSGAVETTLVSDVTLSIGTGEFVAVTGPSGSGKSSLLYLLGLLDLPTTGEVLIRGRPTHAMSEAERAATRLATLGFVFQFHFLLPEFSALGNVMIPMRKLGRLDARAMRERAALLLEQLGLGGHLDKLPEQLSGGQRQRVAMARALANDPPVILADEPTGSLDTRSSAQVRDILARLVAEQGRTVVAVTHDLTFAEAMRRRIHLVDGRIVSDERNAPPAGPAQAAPNQAAPTQAAPTQAATS
- a CDS encoding efflux RND transporter periplasmic adaptor subunit, producing MRPIRWLLVLCLIAAAAAGAWWWLQRPLAVETVAVRRGSAAEVVYATGVVEPARWAKVQPVVRGRIVDLCRKCEGETVRLGEQIGRLDDGVARASLKELQAREAFAKGELDRTVELLARRVVSQQAYDRAVSELSQIEAAIAAQTARLDDYVLRAPMDGTILRRDGEIGEVADTATVLFWIGMPRPLEVLAEVNEEDIPRIEAGQEVLLRSDAFPDRRLEGSVSRITPKGDPVAKTYRVRIQLPDDTPLMIGMTVDINVVIRRKAGTLILPRTALDGDRLWRIGADGRAVAIRPQIGIRSAAEVEILSDLAEGDRVIAPVPAGFESGRPVRAVPVPGAAGGGTASPGAAKGAAP
- a CDS encoding protein phosphatase CheZ, which translates into the protein MAQPTATEIGRVVEFLQQDREDVKLNDVMDLAERMAQSLDEAVATTDKMLHAEFRSIAEQISSLKREIRDLRPDQFRFERIPEAGRELDAVVESTQDATETIMAAAEAIMAADATDPVAYKALVDDKMIVIFEACSFQDLTGQRIRKVVKTLSWIDERIESLAQRLNLAETGPEETVEESDDERRMRELMLNGPQMKGQGVSQSDVDDFFSMSDQEDIDKLFD
- a CDS encoding EAL domain-containing protein; amino-acid sequence: MNRFADLFITTCIIVVAIAAAVVLRFQAGFGWETALVGGISMLAVLTIVNIQGNGRRDRDRLAAEVAGLTLRLGELGQDVANLQRRVGGLEQNQGRRQNQDVEAVVAEVEVIGALVRQVVESVADMETRVLSHQVRSGAAAGRTAPAAATPSKPAPPPAPVVEEPTLLPRRFAHLGEAGFLDLVRRAIEANRIDIHLQPIVTLPQRRIRYYEALTRLRTEDGDTIYPSDYIPLAEASGIMPMLDNQILFRTVQILRRLVTRTKDIGLFCNISMASLGDTAFFREFVAFLEANRALSDTLVFEFTQRQIKSMNPIEYEALRSLQSTGFRFSVDQVSDLRPSFQLMAERGFKFAKIGAERILNRMDELGADIHPADLANFFARFGIDLIVDHVESETQVVELLDFGVRFGQGFVFSPPRPVRSDVLQSAIEPPSAEPVPTVSPTATMATPGMTPPTTPPPARMEPPVRADKPKPAAEPRRNALGRAIAQKT